One window of the Candidatus Sysuiplasma jiujiangense genome contains the following:
- a CDS encoding cbb3-type cytochrome c oxidase subunit I gives MIDRGKSGALPSCNTLKEWLFTTNHKKVGIFYLVTSFIFLFIAGAFAEMMRTQLYSPNNTFLNAAEYNQLVTMHGLLMILFFISPMGFAFANYFVPIQIGAKDMAFPRLNALSYWMYLFGGILLLSGFLLPGGALSGGWTLYAPLNEVHYLPQAGEDAGIAGITMLGISLIVSTVNFAVTIALKRAKGMSLLDMPMFTWSILFTVAMLWIVFPEFAGALVLLLADRIIGSVVFLSPVGGALLWEQMFWFMGHPEVYVLLLPALGAMFDVASVFSGKAIYAKKLMIGSFATIFIMSMLVFMHHMFMTGVNLVWLEIQEITTELISIPSGVLIIGIIATMLRGRIKLRTPVLFTIGAVIVFIIGGATGVMQSSIELDTAFNGDYWVIAHFHYILAGTVLWGLYAALYFWFPKLTGKMYSERLGVIHFVFSFIGLNLTFAPMFWLLNMPRRYYTYPSGLGFTLPNEIATAGALFYGFSQLLPVVNMLYSTHFGDTAEANPWGAYSLEWLIPTPVPEFNFTGTPYIVDGKFIMDSKDASKDEHGTSGHLSPWPLAISLGMFLSFLGLVLFLYGDGNAVLAAGLMIFTISAFGWMIDDYYNVFPEVEKDGVSTKETWPFRHMDSTRLGMWIFVSGDILLFTTFISASLFIFLQSQYFGDPATSLRGSAVYDIISIMVLIASIGSMYAAAEGAKRGNREMTGLGLLLTFFFGLCYIASTLIDWSYLNAAGSGLGAISGSALLSIFYDSSIVHIVHIIGGLALVIYFFVKNAGNRIAERSVPSMYALLYFWSFIAVAGVIMIGTFAMI, from the coding sequence GTGATTGACAGGGGGAAGTCCGGAGCCTTGCCATCGTGCAATACACTGAAAGAATGGTTGTTCACGACAAACCACAAGAAAGTGGGAATTTTCTATCTGGTAACCTCATTTATCTTCCTTTTCATTGCCGGTGCATTTGCGGAAATGATGCGAACCCAGCTTTACAGCCCCAATAACACTTTCCTGAATGCTGCAGAATACAATCAGCTTGTGACGATGCACGGTCTGCTCATGATACTCTTCTTCATCTCTCCCATGGGGTTTGCATTTGCAAACTACTTTGTCCCGATACAGATAGGCGCGAAGGACATGGCTTTTCCGAGACTTAACGCGCTCAGCTATTGGATGTATCTCTTCGGGGGGATCCTTCTTCTCAGCGGTTTCCTTCTTCCCGGCGGCGCATTGAGCGGTGGATGGACACTTTATGCGCCGCTCAATGAAGTTCACTATCTGCCCCAGGCGGGCGAAGATGCAGGAATTGCCGGCATTACAATGCTCGGCATTTCACTGATCGTCTCTACCGTAAATTTTGCGGTAACCATCGCGCTGAAAAGAGCGAAAGGAATGAGCCTCCTTGATATGCCGATGTTCACATGGTCCATACTGTTTACTGTCGCGATGCTCTGGATAGTTTTCCCCGAGTTCGCTGGCGCACTTGTGCTGCTGCTTGCGGACCGCATTATCGGATCTGTTGTCTTTCTGTCTCCGGTTGGTGGCGCGCTGCTGTGGGAACAGATGTTCTGGTTCATGGGACATCCCGAGGTTTATGTTCTCCTCCTTCCTGCTCTGGGGGCCATGTTTGATGTTGCAAGTGTATTTTCCGGCAAGGCGATCTATGCAAAGAAGCTGATGATAGGATCGTTTGCGACAATTTTTATCATGAGTATGCTGGTGTTCATGCACCACATGTTTATGACTGGAGTCAATCTCGTGTGGCTCGAGATACAGGAGATAACCACTGAACTCATATCCATACCATCAGGTGTTCTGATAATAGGCATAATCGCGACGATGCTTCGCGGCAGGATAAAACTCAGGACGCCGGTGCTCTTCACGATAGGTGCGGTCATTGTGTTCATCATCGGAGGAGCGACAGGCGTTATGCAATCCTCGATCGAACTGGATACGGCATTCAACGGGGATTACTGGGTAATAGCCCATTTCCATTATATTCTTGCCGGAACGGTGCTCTGGGGACTGTACGCCGCACTCTACTTCTGGTTTCCGAAACTTACAGGAAAAATGTACAGTGAAAGGCTTGGTGTCATTCACTTCGTCTTTTCATTCATTGGTCTGAATCTGACCTTCGCTCCGATGTTCTGGCTGCTCAACATGCCGAGAAGGTATTACACTTATCCGTCCGGCCTGGGTTTTACCCTTCCCAATGAGATTGCTACTGCCGGCGCACTGTTCTATGGCTTTTCGCAGCTGCTGCCCGTCGTGAATATGCTGTATTCCACACATTTTGGCGATACTGCGGAGGCAAATCCCTGGGGTGCATACAGTCTGGAATGGCTCATTCCAACACCTGTGCCCGAATTTAATTTCACAGGCACGCCTTACATCGTAGACGGCAAATTTATCATGGACAGCAAGGATGCATCGAAAGATGAGCATGGCACGTCCGGTCATTTGAGTCCATGGCCCCTGGCGATAAGCCTCGGTATGTTTCTCTCATTTCTAGGGCTTGTTCTGTTTCTCTATGGTGACGGGAATGCGGTGCTCGCAGCAGGTCTTATGATTTTTACCATTTCCGCGTTTGGATGGATGATTGATGATTACTATAATGTCTTCCCTGAGGTGGAAAAGGACGGAGTTTCCACCAAGGAAACATGGCCATTCAGGCATATGGACAGCACAAGGCTCGGCATGTGGATATTTGTGTCCGGCGATATTCTGCTGTTTACCACATTCATCAGCGCCTCGCTCTTTATTTTTCTCCAGAGCCAGTATTTCGGCGATCCGGCGACAAGCCTGAGGGGTAGTGCCGTGTACGATATCATCTCAATCATGGTTCTCATAGCAAGCATAGGAAGCATGTACGCGGCTGCGGAGGGTGCAAAGAGGGGAAACAGGGAGATGACAGGCCTGGGCCTTCTTCTCACCTTTTTCTTTGGCCTGTGTTACATTGCATCCACGTTGATTGACTGGAGTTATCTCAATGCAGCTGGCTCAGGGCTGGGTGCGATTTCAGGCAGTGCGCTTCTTTCTATTTTTTATGATTCGTCAATTGTACATATTGTGCATATAATCGGGGGACTCGCACTGGTTATCTACTTTTTTGTGAAGAATGCCGGGAACAGGATTGCAGAGAGATCGGTGCCCAGCATGTACGCTCTTCTCTATTTCTGGAGTTTCATTGCGGTTGCAGGTGTGATAATGATAGGTACGTTCGCCATGATCTGA
- a CDS encoding DUF2080 family transposase-associated protein, with protein MSREIKVDEGTILPKDEVEVFDERRVTNFGNSAELDAPKKYTGKRAYVIVLKK; from the coding sequence ATGTCCCGCGAAATAAAGGTCGATGAAGGCACAATACTACCGAAGGATGAGGTTGAAGTGTTCGATGAGAGGCGCGTAACAAATTTCGGCAATTCCGCGGAGCTGGATGCGCCCAAGAAATACACAGGAAAGAGAGCCTATGTCATCGTTCTCAAGAAGTAG
- a CDS encoding Gfo/Idh/MocA family oxidoreductase codes for MKVAVIGGNNFGKVHLEILSSMNVDLLVYDRNENVLSEDSKKYNAVPYSSMSKAMEDSDVVDIVLPHYLHKDTAMRALEMGKHVLVEKPIALNSSEGAEMIRKAKAVNRKFMVLENYFFEPPVKKACDLINEGRIGKVRGIRFTKIKRVDPTPWGCSQELMGGGSFVDDGIHLADAFLNVGGDCVEVSAMRFNLRHSEMAGEDTLSATVKFASGAFGSIIHSWAFDEIPSMPRLEILGTEGWITEMPEYRKQPRKFGNLMVNGKEEVFDPYNPFRIGISGFIDAVSRDESVPMPPEIALRDIVFVESAYKSSPVIHRIN; via the coding sequence TTGAAGGTTGCTGTAATAGGCGGAAATAATTTCGGGAAAGTGCATCTCGAAATTCTGTCATCGATGAACGTGGATTTGCTCGTCTACGATAGAAATGAAAATGTTCTGTCGGAGGACAGCAAAAAATACAACGCTGTTCCGTACAGCAGCATGTCAAAGGCAATGGAAGATTCCGATGTTGTGGACATAGTGCTTCCACATTATCTTCACAAGGACACAGCAATGAGGGCGTTGGAGATGGGAAAGCATGTCCTTGTGGAGAAACCGATAGCATTGAACTCTTCGGAAGGAGCCGAAATGATCAGGAAGGCCAAAGCGGTCAACAGGAAATTCATGGTCCTTGAGAATTACTTTTTCGAACCACCGGTGAAGAAGGCATGTGATCTGATAAATGAAGGTAGGATAGGAAAGGTACGCGGAATCAGGTTTACAAAAATCAAGCGGGTCGATCCCACTCCATGGGGATGCAGTCAGGAACTGATGGGTGGCGGCTCATTTGTGGATGATGGCATACATCTCGCCGACGCCTTCCTCAATGTCGGAGGTGATTGTGTGGAAGTAAGTGCAATGCGCTTCAATCTGCGCCACTCTGAAATGGCAGGTGAAGACACGCTGTCTGCGACTGTGAAGTTCGCCAGCGGGGCATTCGGTTCCATAATCCATTCATGGGCGTTCGATGAAATTCCGTCAATGCCGAGGCTGGAAATTCTCGGCACCGAAGGGTGGATTACCGAGATGCCTGAATATCGAAAACAGCCAAGGAAATTCGGCAATCTTATGGTAAACGGAAAGGAGGAGGTGTTTGATCCGTATAATCCCTTCAGGATAGGCATATCTGGTTTCATTGATGCCGTGTCCCGGGATGAGAGTGTTCCAATGCCCCCCGAGATAGCTCTGAGGGATATCGTGTTTGTTGAAAGTGCGTATAAATCCTCTCCTGTGATTCACAGGATAAACTGA
- a CDS encoding GAF domain-containing sensor histidine kinase yields MREERAMPLWGWILPGTLVSLLVLSDTLYFMHFHSAILPAADFASALYDIGLLILALSFLAVRYFRIGLRADLIIMLALWASMLDTAYIAALSNLAIVNASNGELAYAVSELRVIGFLIPGLIFVAVRGRLKVGRYSLFLTTILFAITSSATALMVLYFAGELPFLNPHSASAYSYPLAAIGMLASMFVAAGIAGTFLSKAGRRIFENSFKGLVLFLAFGLTGSLLNSFHPAYYSYVWYLAKIFAVQAYFFIVWGLLLDFAISRKRGDALSLATSDLANQLMQSTASKEARLLNHHVVNVIHSAFGAGESFSYFSKNGNWWQLESNMRGSLRNVPELPTEFSAKLDRMKIMDRELFFTQFGADSSHIQLTDIMKTTFLAGVCTSANGTYHLVGIREKNRIAWFEEEKTFIEGAVAIFGAAITEREAVMKESESISRLLALMTTGRLLERVGDGQLNAACSDTVDAVIGLLHYEHASIWLPDENNKLRLAASNRNKQIEETGGVTELNFQEGIIGRAASCLAPVLANDITREPVYINLYGEEIGSEFAVPAVLDGRVAVVIDVHSSYANYFQEIDIKVMNSIAGMLCSIIRNNLVYSSISDGRKLAETRMHLISHDIGNILQAISANVKLIKLKGRKRSETFKQCIENLDAISSGALVAWDFLSDISNILRLETGSADIQKEVEVVPLIEKVKEGIRCIFPEKRVICHIVENGAGCSYSVNASVLIAGVFFNLFSNSIKYSNGDSVEVWIELSRNETGGRSWISIDFSDNGVGIDPGKMPEVFKRINKSVSVAGHSLSLIKQVIESSGGSIEVRERVKGDYKKGTTFSIRLIPSDSANDILNVNTGARSDNSNLL; encoded by the coding sequence ATGAGAGAAGAGAGAGCAATGCCACTCTGGGGGTGGATTTTGCCGGGCACCCTGGTGTCACTGCTTGTGCTCAGCGATACACTGTATTTCATGCATTTTCATTCGGCGATACTGCCGGCTGCAGACTTTGCCTCGGCACTTTACGATATTGGTCTGCTCATTCTTGCTCTCTCATTTCTCGCAGTCCGATATTTCAGGATCGGATTGCGCGCTGATCTGATAATAATGCTTGCACTATGGGCCAGCATGCTTGACACCGCCTATATCGCAGCTTTATCCAATTTGGCGATTGTGAATGCAAGCAACGGGGAATTGGCTTATGCTGTAAGCGAGCTGAGAGTAATCGGTTTTTTGATCCCGGGATTGATTTTTGTAGCTGTCCGCGGCCGATTGAAAGTGGGACGATACTCGCTGTTCCTGACAACGATTCTCTTTGCGATCACGAGTTCTGCGACTGCACTTATGGTTCTGTATTTCGCGGGGGAGTTGCCGTTCCTAAACCCACATTCTGCTTCGGCCTATTCATATCCGCTTGCAGCAATTGGCATGCTTGCATCAATGTTCGTGGCTGCCGGGATAGCGGGAACTTTCTTATCGAAGGCAGGCAGAAGGATATTTGAAAATAGCTTTAAGGGTCTGGTTCTTTTCCTTGCATTTGGTCTGACAGGCAGTTTGCTCAACTCATTTCATCCTGCCTACTATTCTTATGTGTGGTATCTCGCGAAAATATTTGCCGTGCAGGCATACTTTTTCATCGTGTGGGGACTGCTGCTTGATTTTGCCATTTCACGGAAAAGGGGTGATGCTCTCAGTCTTGCCACAAGTGACCTTGCAAACCAGCTAATGCAGTCAACCGCATCAAAAGAGGCTAGGTTGCTCAATCACCATGTTGTCAACGTGATTCATTCTGCGTTTGGAGCGGGAGAATCATTCTCATACTTCTCGAAGAACGGAAACTGGTGGCAGCTGGAGTCGAATATGCGGGGCAGCCTTCGGAATGTGCCAGAATTGCCGACAGAATTCTCTGCGAAACTTGATCGCATGAAAATAATGGATCGCGAGTTATTTTTCACCCAGTTTGGAGCAGACAGCAGTCACATTCAGCTCACAGATATAATGAAAACAACGTTTCTGGCAGGCGTCTGCACATCAGCAAATGGCACATACCATCTTGTCGGTATAAGGGAGAAGAACAGAATAGCATGGTTTGAAGAAGAAAAAACGTTCATTGAAGGTGCCGTTGCTATTTTCGGCGCCGCGATCACCGAGAGAGAAGCGGTCATGAAGGAAAGCGAAAGTATCTCGCGTCTGCTTGCATTGATGACGACAGGCCGTTTACTGGAAAGAGTGGGGGACGGACAGCTGAACGCAGCCTGCAGCGACACTGTAGATGCGGTCATCGGGCTCCTCCATTATGAGCATGCGTCCATATGGCTTCCCGATGAAAATAACAAGCTGAGGCTTGCGGCCTCAAACCGGAATAAACAGATTGAGGAAACCGGCGGTGTGACGGAACTTAATTTTCAGGAGGGAATAATAGGCCGCGCAGCCTCCTGTTTGGCGCCAGTCCTTGCCAATGACATAACGCGTGAACCAGTCTATATCAATCTCTACGGGGAAGAGATCGGGAGTGAATTTGCTGTCCCTGCCGTACTGGATGGCAGGGTTGCTGTTGTGATTGATGTACACTCATCTTATGCCAATTACTTTCAGGAGATTGATATCAAAGTCATGAATTCGATTGCAGGTATGCTTTGTTCAATTATAAGAAACAACCTGGTCTATTCGAGTATTAGTGATGGAAGGAAGCTGGCTGAAACGAGAATGCATCTCATTTCCCACGACATAGGGAATATCCTTCAGGCGATAAGTGCGAACGTGAAGCTCATAAAATTAAAAGGAAGAAAAAGATCGGAGACTTTCAAACAATGTATTGAAAATCTTGACGCAATCAGTAGTGGCGCTCTTGTGGCATGGGACTTTCTGAGTGATATTTCCAATATCCTGCGTCTCGAGACCGGCAGCGCCGATATCCAGAAAGAAGTTGAAGTTGTACCTCTGATTGAGAAGGTGAAGGAAGGAATACGGTGCATCTTCCCCGAAAAAAGGGTGATATGTCATATTGTTGAGAATGGTGCCGGCTGTTCGTACAGTGTAAACGCGTCGGTACTCATCGCCGGAGTTTTCTTCAATCTTTTTTCCAACTCAATCAAATATTCAAATGGCGATTCCGTAGAAGTGTGGATAGAGCTTTCAAGGAATGAGACCGGAGGAAGATCGTGGATATCCATCGATTTCTCAGATAACGGCGTAGGAATAGATCCCGGAAAAATGCCTGAAGTATTTAAAAGAATTAACAAGAGTGTGAGTGTTGCCGGTCATAGCCTTTCACTCATCAAGCAGGTCATTGAAAGTTCCGGAGGAAGCATAGAAGTCAGGGAAAGAGTGAAAGGCGATTACAAGAAGGGCACTACCTTTTCAATCCGGCTGATCCCTTCGGATTCCGCAAATGATATATTGAACGTGAATACAGGCGCAAGGTCGGACAACTCGAATCTGCTCTGA
- a CDS encoding sedoheptulose 7-phosphate cyclase, translating into MTGLKVDSNSAATEVITLSESGNRISVKNGFDYSYDVLFTEEDIFSTDSLLLHDVIDRHRCLVVVSETVNKLYGSKIADYFRHWSGNETFRILPLPISENIKNIETVMRICKEGKRFGLDRKSLFIAIGGGVLMDTVGLASSIYMRKLNFVRIPTTLVGQVDAGIGLKTGVDFEGRKNFIGSFHPPICVLNDFRFLRTLNAEEIRNGLAEIVKMAIISDSELFSALETNSKRIVNCYMSGSDTAFTQWINLTAARRMLEQLQANPYEKELERLVDLGHTFSPFIEMYTRHSIKHGRAVAIDIAISTEIACLIGRIDTQLHDRILSMLAALGFNLHDVKAFEAERMWQSLDSIILRRGGKLNLVIPTGIGTAGFLREAEELEKDILKQAMANLCKFQSGGHLK; encoded by the coding sequence GTGACCGGACTGAAAGTTGATTCTAATTCTGCGGCTACGGAAGTCATAACACTTTCAGAAAGCGGAAACAGGATTTCAGTGAAAAACGGATTCGACTACTCCTACGATGTGCTGTTCACGGAGGAAGATATTTTTTCCACAGACAGTCTACTCCTGCACGATGTAATCGACAGACACAGATGCCTTGTTGTGGTGAGTGAGACGGTCAACAAGCTTTATGGCAGTAAAATAGCGGACTATTTCCGCCACTGGTCAGGAAATGAAACTTTCAGGATACTGCCGCTTCCTATCAGCGAGAACATAAAGAATATAGAAACTGTCATGAGGATATGCAAGGAGGGGAAAAGATTTGGCCTTGACAGGAAATCACTTTTCATCGCAATAGGAGGAGGTGTTCTGATGGACACAGTGGGCCTCGCATCCTCGATATACATGCGGAAATTGAATTTTGTGAGAATACCTACGACACTGGTAGGACAGGTGGATGCAGGCATAGGACTGAAGACAGGCGTAGATTTTGAAGGCAGGAAAAATTTTATAGGTTCATTTCACCCTCCAATTTGCGTTCTTAATGACTTCAGATTTCTGCGCACACTCAATGCGGAAGAAATAAGAAACGGACTGGCAGAGATAGTAAAGATGGCGATTATTTCCGATTCCGAATTGTTTTCAGCGCTAGAGACCAACAGCAAAAGAATCGTTAACTGCTATATGAGCGGATCCGATACCGCATTCACACAGTGGATAAACCTCACTGCGGCAAGAAGAATGCTGGAGCAGCTTCAGGCAAATCCTTATGAGAAAGAGCTTGAACGATTGGTGGACCTCGGGCATACCTTCAGCCCATTTATTGAAATGTACACACGGCACAGTATCAAGCATGGTCGGGCAGTTGCAATTGATATAGCCATTTCAACCGAAATAGCCTGCCTCATCGGCAGAATAGACACGCAGTTACATGACAGGATTCTGTCGATGCTTGCTGCTCTTGGGTTCAATCTTCATGATGTCAAAGCATTCGAGGCCGAGCGCATGTGGCAGTCACTCGATTCGATTATTCTTCGGAGGGGAGGGAAACTGAATCTTGTTATACCAACCGGTATCGGAACAGCCGGGTTCTTGCGTGAAGCGGAAGAACTGGAAAAAGATATACTCAAACAGGCGATGGCAAATCTCTGCAAGTTTCAGTCCGGAGGACACTTGAAATGA
- the coxB gene encoding cytochrome c oxidase subunit II — protein MLIEITITSITSAKWLSLFDIYLITGVPISAFVIGWIIYVVIRNREKTITGNVEDVESIVPGFIPTAERGKKKPFLFFIVFMAVLFLGLTSIALPVASFTRTAPADQGNALVVDVYASQWTWTFHYPDGYNVTGSALIRNYSIEFPVNTTLIFRVTSTDVLHEFAVPSLKIKVDAFPGIWNVVWTNVSVPGTYTAFCMELCGLGHAGMWVKISFVGQSAFRSWYASH, from the coding sequence ATGCTTATTGAAATCACAATAACTTCCATTACGTCCGCGAAGTGGCTTTCACTGTTCGACATTTACCTCATCACCGGCGTTCCAATTTCTGCGTTCGTGATCGGATGGATAATTTATGTTGTAATCAGAAACAGGGAAAAGACAATTACAGGAAACGTGGAAGATGTGGAATCCATCGTGCCGGGTTTCATTCCGACAGCGGAACGCGGAAAGAAAAAACCATTTTTATTTTTCATTGTTTTCATGGCAGTGTTATTCCTCGGGCTGACTTCAATTGCGTTGCCTGTTGCCTCTTTTACGAGAACTGCTCCCGCTGATCAGGGAAATGCGCTGGTCGTTGATGTCTACGCATCACAATGGACCTGGACTTTTCACTATCCTGACGGATACAATGTGACCGGATCGGCACTTATTCGCAACTATTCGATAGAATTCCCCGTAAACACAACCCTCATATTCAGGGTGACCAGTACGGATGTGTTGCATGAATTCGCCGTACCGTCTCTCAAGATAAAGGTGGACGCTTTTCCCGGCATATGGAATGTCGTATGGACAAATGTCAGTGTACCTGGAACGTATACGGCATTCTGCATGGAGCTATGCGGACTCGGGCATGCAGGGATGTGGGTGAAAATCAGTTTTGTGGGGCAGTCTGCATTCCGGTCATGGTACGCGTCACACTGA
- a CDS encoding ROK family protein, which translates to MTFSTLAVDVGGTYMRSAMVDGDELILPTKRNAPGFRLHHVPLADLQNMFIREMLKLVDSYTEKGFRVSRLAVGFPGPMKDGTVYGAPTLWGEMDVPYPLLSMLKKELGNKGITDIVTVNDVTAMGWSYLTDKNRTFCIITVSSGIGNKIFHDGQVLTGETAIGGEIGHWYCGDTYREFVCDCGKRGHLGAVSSGRGVEKIAEKLKPEFVDVSEIASLGRITTADIVDGIKKGDTLALKTLKFSVSPLASAIGLINLAAGVNNFILVGGFALSGGKAYVATLRKSLERHRFHGHFTDGGDGINVRLGVDNDFRALEGLGRMMKERDAAGASVITAA; encoded by the coding sequence ATGACATTTTCAACACTTGCGGTAGATGTTGGCGGCACATATATGAGGAGTGCAATGGTGGATGGTGATGAACTGATACTGCCAACGAAGAGGAATGCTCCCGGATTCAGACTTCACCACGTTCCGCTTGCAGACCTTCAGAATATGTTTATCAGAGAGATGTTAAAGCTCGTGGACTCTTACACAGAAAAAGGTTTCAGAGTTTCAAGACTGGCGGTGGGCTTTCCGGGACCTATGAAGGATGGAACCGTTTACGGCGCACCAACCCTCTGGGGCGAGATGGATGTCCCGTATCCGCTTCTTTCCATGTTGAAGAAAGAACTGGGAAATAAGGGTATAACCGACATTGTAACTGTGAATGATGTTACAGCAATGGGCTGGAGCTACCTCACAGACAAAAACAGGACATTCTGCATAATTACTGTAAGTTCTGGTATTGGAAACAAGATATTTCATGACGGCCAGGTACTGACGGGGGAGACGGCGATTGGCGGAGAAATCGGACACTGGTACTGCGGCGATACTTACAGAGAGTTTGTATGTGACTGCGGGAAAAGAGGACATCTTGGGGCAGTTTCCTCCGGAAGGGGTGTGGAAAAAATAGCCGAAAAACTAAAACCGGAATTCGTCGATGTATCGGAAATTGCCTCGCTGGGACGTATCACAACTGCCGACATAGTGGATGGGATAAAAAAGGGAGATACGCTTGCTTTGAAAACGTTGAAATTCAGTGTGTCTCCGCTAGCGAGCGCTATCGGCCTCATCAATCTGGCCGCCGGAGTCAACAATTTCATCCTGGTGGGCGGATTTGCGCTGAGTGGCGGGAAGGCATATGTAGCAACACTCAGGAAAAGTCTCGAACGCCACCGGTTTCATGGACACTTCACGGATGGTGGCGATGGAATCAATGTGAGACTGGGCGTCGACAATGACTTTCGGGCGCTTGAAGGTCTGGGCAGAATGATGAAAGAACGGGATGCTGCCGGTGCATCTGTCATAACTGCAGCTTGA
- a CDS encoding ISNCY family transposase, which yields MLTNEQFERFHNEFDFLVKKYREQYSRHTGRDRSAYERSYEQRIRHAAAEVYSVVKSASSIIFSTDDRMGRPPKVTPEQKVAILLLKEIFSLSNRKMSGLLSLFGPLTDIDICYKTVERAYSSLPVRLIIHNMFILLASGTGGNLTGDGTGCSLSITRHYRSMRVNGNCIKTNPDHRLFVYAFAILDLGTKLYVAYGVSIKPEKDAYREALRMLGITVRDAGSIRLDQYYCTQYTLDDFSEGTKVFVIPRSSTTIREPPAWKELIGRLIDSPMEFLSEYYRRENSESQFSADKRTTGWRIQQRREERIRTAAMCKGTWHNLFNMTSG from the coding sequence GTGCTGACGAACGAGCAGTTCGAACGTTTTCACAATGAGTTCGATTTCCTTGTGAAGAAGTACAGGGAACAGTACTCCAGGCACACCGGAAGAGACCGGAGTGCATATGAGCGGTCATATGAACAGAGAATCAGGCATGCAGCAGCTGAAGTGTACTCTGTCGTGAAGAGTGCGTCATCAATCATATTCTCTACGGACGACCGCATGGGCAGGCCGCCGAAGGTGACGCCTGAACAGAAGGTTGCCATACTGCTGCTGAAGGAGATATTCTCACTGAGCAACAGGAAGATGTCCGGACTGCTGTCGCTGTTCGGTCCGCTGACAGACATAGACATATGCTACAAAACAGTGGAAAGGGCATACTCCAGCCTGCCGGTCAGGCTCATAATACACAACATGTTCATTCTCCTTGCCTCCGGTACAGGAGGCAACCTGACCGGCGACGGCACCGGCTGCTCCCTGTCGATAACGCGTCACTACCGTTCCATGCGAGTGAACGGCAACTGCATAAAGACAAATCCAGACCACAGGCTCTTCGTATATGCGTTCGCAATACTCGACCTGGGCACAAAACTCTATGTTGCCTACGGCGTGAGCATTAAGCCTGAGAAGGATGCATACCGCGAAGCGCTCAGGATGCTCGGCATCACAGTGAGGGATGCCGGGAGCATCCGCCTCGACCAGTATTACTGCACACAGTACACACTGGACGACTTCTCTGAAGGAACAAAAGTGTTCGTAATACCCAGAAGCAGCACAACAATCAGGGAACCGCCTGCATGGAAGGAACTCATCGGCAGACTCATCGACTCGCCGATGGAGTTCCTTTCCGAATACTACAGGAGGGAGAACTCGGAGTCTCAGTTCTCCGCGGACAAAAGGACAACGGGATGGCGAATACAGCAGAGAAGAGAGGAAAGGATCAGGACGGCTGCCATGTGCAAGGGCACATGGCATAATCTGTTCAACATGACTTCCGGATAG
- a CDS encoding cupin domain-containing protein, whose protein sequence is MGLLEKVRAFTSDDFESQIAFIDYVVVPPGTTVGYHRHGNDEEVYFIIEGSGIMRDENSEIAVKKGDIILNTRYGSHGLSNNTNDNIVILILEVACDRTES, encoded by the coding sequence ATTGGTCTTCTTGAAAAAGTCAGAGCGTTCACATCGGACGATTTCGAATCTCAAATTGCATTCATCGATTATGTGGTGGTCCCGCCTGGAACCACAGTGGGATACCACAGGCACGGCAACGACGAAGAAGTCTATTTCATCATCGAGGGGAGTGGTATCATGAGAGATGAGAATTCGGAAATAGCGGTTAAGAAGGGGGACATCATACTGAACACCAGATATGGTTCTCATGGTTTATCCAATAACACCAACGATAATATAGTCATTCTAATCCTTGAAGTAGCATGTGACCGGACTGAAAGTTGA